Below is a window of Candidatus Chromulinivoraceae bacterium DNA.
CATCATCTTCGGGCGCGCTGACCTCCTCCCAAATCTTCCCCGTCATCCCCTGCGCCTTGAGCTTCTCCGCTGTCGCAAACCACATGGTGATATCTTCACCCCATTTTTCTTCAAGCAATCGTTTGGTAGCTCGTTTGCAGTAAATCAAATCGGCTAGCGTTGGGCATACAAACATGATGATCGGGTTTGGCTCGTCCTCATTCGTTTCATCCTGCCAATACCCATCTTCCAGATATTCAATGTAGTTCTTGAGCCGCTTTCGCACTCGGTGACGAGGCATGGTGGCTTCGATGATTTCAATGAAACGAGTGTTACTCGTGACTTCATTCTTGGTCTCGACCGTCTTTTCGAGCACTAACTGGGGTTGGATGAGATCGGACTCGCTCAGGAAATGATAATCGCTTTCTGGGTCGAGGTAGTCGGCCTGAGTGGCGTATAAGTAGTGAACGCGGCTGGTAGCAGCATCATCTTCATTCTTGCGATTCATGGCGATGCAGCAGTCGGCAGTAATCATACATTGGTC
It encodes the following:
- a CDS encoding replication-relaxation family protein, with the translated sequence MKLPKLTPRQQTILILLYRYRFLNRIQIQTLMGHKDYRRINAWLSDLRDNHYVEWIYSTDFLEKSKPGIYYLGLNGIRWLKENQDHPIEEFRKRYRESSRSRGFADQCMITADCCIAMNRKNEDDAATSRVHYLYATQADYLDPESDYHFLSESDLIQPQLVLEKTVETKNEVTSNTRFIEIIEATMPRHRVRKRLKNYIEYLEDGYWQDETNEDEPNPIIMFVCPTLADLIYCKRATKRLLEEKWGEDITMWFATAEKLKAQGMTGKIWEEVSAPEDDDEDEEDDDED